The following are encoded together in the Kineosporiaceae bacterium genome:
- the fliG gene encoding flagellar motor switch protein FliG, translated as MTVATVGLSGLRKAAILLVQLGKERASKVLAMLPDQMVEDLTAEIVRLRDVSVDDASAVLSEAHETLHSNETAGRGGLDLAKALLAESLGRERAEEIMERLGATLAEMPFESMRKSDARQLITFLGDEHPQTIALVLAHLSPQQSALVLSGFDQGTQADIAHRIACMERASPDVIRLIERELDRRMSTVIGPQELSSVGGVGPLVAIINRADRGTERMILEGLETLSPDLAEQVRAQMFIFEDIVTLDDKAIQLVLRNVESSSLALALKGTSAAVREKIMRNLSTRAAENLAEEIELLGPKRLSEVEEAQAKIVTEIRALEQSGQIVIMRGNDEALVE; from the coding sequence TGTCGGGCTTGCGCAAGGCCGCGATCCTGCTGGTTCAGCTCGGCAAGGAACGCGCGTCCAAGGTGCTCGCCATGTTGCCCGACCAGATGGTCGAGGACCTGACCGCAGAGATCGTGCGGCTGCGCGACGTCTCGGTGGACGACGCCAGCGCCGTCCTGAGCGAGGCACACGAGACGCTGCACTCCAACGAGACGGCCGGCCGCGGTGGGCTGGATCTGGCCAAGGCGTTGTTGGCCGAGAGCCTGGGCCGGGAGCGCGCCGAAGAGATCATGGAGCGGCTCGGGGCCACCCTGGCCGAGATGCCGTTCGAGTCCATGCGCAAATCCGATGCGCGGCAACTGATCACGTTCCTGGGCGACGAGCACCCGCAGACCATCGCGCTGGTCCTGGCGCACCTGTCGCCGCAGCAGTCGGCCCTGGTGCTCTCCGGGTTCGATCAGGGCACCCAGGCGGACATCGCCCATCGGATCGCGTGTATGGAGCGCGCCTCGCCGGACGTCATCCGGCTGATCGAGCGCGAGCTCGACCGCCGGATGTCCACCGTCATCGGGCCGCAGGAGTTGTCGTCCGTCGGCGGTGTGGGGCCGCTGGTCGCGATCATCAACCGTGCCGACCGCGGGACCGAGCGCATGATCCTCGAAGGTCTCGAGACCCTCAGTCCCGATCTGGCCGAACAGGTTCGGGCACAGATGTTCATCTTCGAGGACATCGTCACGCTGGACGACAAGGCCATTCAGCTCGTGCTGCGCAACGTCGAGAGCTCCTCGCTCGCGTTGGCGCTCAAGGGCACCAGCGCGGCCGTGCGCGAGAAGATCATGCGCAACCTGTCGACCCGCGCGGCCGAGAACCTGGCCGAGGAGATCGAGCTGCTCGGTCCCAAGCGCCTGTCCGAGGTCGAGGAGGCCCAGGCCAAGATCGTCACCGAGATTCGTGCGCTCGAGCAGTCCGGGCAGATCGTCATCATGCGGGGTAACGATGAAGCCCTCGTCGAGTAA
- a CDS encoding FliI/YscN family ATPase, with protein MTTLLADRFTAALPVARPTVHGLVADVVGLGIRVEGIRAGVGDLVHVLSDAGSVPAQVVAVHRSGATCMPLGTTAGIGAGCAVVSTGGPALVPAGHGLLGRVVDALGRPMDGAGPLRDVVPVALEASAPNPLHRRRVDTPLATGVRALDTLIPVGAGQRVGIMAGSGVGKSTLLGMAVRGTSAPVRVVALVGERGREVREFLEDTLDEVTRASTVIVLATGDDPSMLRLTAAFTATRMAEWFRDQGFDVLLVVDSITRTALAQREVALAAGEPPATRGYPASVFAMLPRLLERAGPGADGSITALYTVLVEGDDLQDPIGDTVRGILDGHIVLSRRLATAGHFPSIDVLESISRVERAVCTPDQLGLAAMARRLLAAHREARELIEVGAYAAGSDPDVDLAIALRPGLEDFLRQRPDTAVPAEQAWAQLAQALGGQLPGETT; from the coding sequence CTGACGACCCTGCTCGCCGACCGCTTCACCGCCGCCCTGCCGGTCGCCAGGCCCACGGTGCACGGCCTGGTCGCCGACGTGGTGGGGCTCGGCATCCGGGTCGAGGGCATTCGCGCCGGCGTTGGCGACCTGGTGCACGTGCTCAGCGATGCCGGCTCGGTGCCGGCCCAGGTGGTCGCGGTCCATCGCTCCGGTGCCACCTGTATGCCGCTGGGCACCACCGCGGGTATCGGTGCCGGATGCGCCGTGGTGTCCACCGGGGGACCCGCCCTGGTGCCGGCCGGCCACGGGCTGCTCGGTCGGGTGGTCGACGCCCTCGGCCGCCCCATGGACGGCGCCGGCCCACTGCGCGACGTCGTCCCGGTGGCGCTGGAGGCCTCGGCGCCGAACCCGTTGCACCGCAGGCGGGTCGACACCCCCCTGGCCACGGGCGTGCGCGCGCTGGACACCCTGATCCCGGTCGGGGCCGGTCAGCGGGTGGGCATCATGGCGGGTTCCGGCGTGGGCAAGTCGACGTTGTTGGGCATGGCCGTGCGCGGCACCTCGGCGCCGGTGCGGGTGGTCGCCCTGGTGGGCGAGCGAGGGCGAGAGGTGCGCGAGTTCCTCGAGGACACCCTCGACGAGGTCACCCGGGCCAGCACCGTGATCGTGCTGGCCACCGGGGACGACCCGTCGATGTTGCGGCTCACCGCGGCGTTCACCGCCACCCGCATGGCCGAGTGGTTCCGCGACCAGGGCTTCGACGTCCTGCTGGTGGTCGACTCGATCACCCGCACCGCACTCGCGCAGCGCGAGGTGGCTCTGGCCGCCGGTGAGCCACCGGCCACCCGCGGCTACCCCGCCAGCGTGTTCGCGATGCTGCCCCGGCTGCTCGAGCGAGCCGGGCCGGGGGCGGACGGCAGCATCACCGCGCTGTACACCGTGCTCGTCGAGGGCGACGATCTGCAGGACCCGATCGGTGACACCGTACGCGGCATCCTCGATGGTCACATCGTGCTGTCGCGACGCCTCGCGACAGCCGGGCACTTTCCCAGTATCGATGTGTTGGAGTCGATCTCGCGGGTCGAGCGGGCCGTGTGCACGCCGGACCAGCTGGGTCTGGCGGCCATGGCACGCCGCCTGCTCGCTGCCCACCGCGAGGCGCGCGAGCTGATCGAGGTCGGCGCCTACGCGGCGGGCAGCGACCCCGACGTCGACCTGGCCATCGCGCTGCGACCCGGCTTGGAGGACTTCCTGCGGCAGCGTCCGGATACCGCGGTACCGGCCGAGCAGGCCTGGGCTCAGCTGGCTCAGGCGCTGGGCGGCCAGCTGCCGGGTGAGACCACATGA
- a CDS encoding flagellar FliJ family protein, which yields MSRRFRLQTLERLRAVRLDAAAEELGAARRALIDAELEHAALQQAVLTCVPAALADSQDVVTAGLRRDLLRERADQAAAVVITRQSEVAAAVEAWHTARAGLRAVEALHDRHRLALAESDARHEQRLIDDLAAGMPRLLGSPVGTDVVAGGEPR from the coding sequence ATGAGCCGCCGATTCCGATTGCAGACGCTGGAGCGGTTGCGCGCCGTCCGGCTGGACGCCGCAGCCGAGGAGCTCGGCGCTGCCCGGCGAGCCCTGATCGATGCCGAGCTGGAGCATGCGGCGTTGCAGCAGGCCGTCCTGACCTGCGTTCCCGCGGCACTGGCCGACTCGCAGGACGTTGTGACCGCCGGGTTGCGTCGTGATCTGTTGCGCGAGCGCGCCGATCAGGCAGCCGCCGTCGTGATCACCCGGCAGAGCGAGGTGGCCGCCGCCGTCGAGGCCTGGCACACCGCCCGGGCAGGACTGCGGGCCGTCGAGGCGCTGCACGACCGCCACCGCCTCGCCCTGGCCGAGTCCGACGCCCGTCACGAGCAGCGCCTGATCGACGACCTGGCCGCCGGCATGCCACGGCTGCTCGGCAGCCCGGTCGGCACCGATGTCGTGGCGGGAGGTGAGCCCCGATGA